The following are encoded in a window of Lonchura striata isolate bLonStr1 chromosome 33, bLonStr1.mat, whole genome shotgun sequence genomic DNA:
- the MEX3A gene encoding RNA-binding protein MEX3A, whose product MPSLVVPGIMERNGGFGDLGCFGGSGKDRALLEDDRALQLALDQLCLLGLGEPSSSSSSSAVVLVEDSNNNNNNPPPPPPQQPPPPPPPPQQPPPPPPPPPPAAPKGSAAPSAGAAEPKLCALYKEAELRLKSSSNTTECVPVPSSEHVAEIVGRQGCKIKALRAKTNTYIKTPVRGEEPVFMVTGRREDVAMARREIISAAEHFSMIRASRNKAGTTFGSAPTLPGQVTIRVRVPYRVVGLVVGPKGATIKRIQQQTNTYIITPSRDRDPVFEITGAPGNVERAREEIETHIAVRTGKILEYNNENDFLSSSPDSGMENRYSEAWRVHTPAPGCKPLSTFRQNSLGCIGDCSVDPVYETPRLNDQNDFNYGYLFPNYGVNKQDLYYGVPESGAPMWAGQENTNPVSVLFSKQQRSSSTGAIHPNSHRSPSSSIPEPGLSGLPRRSQGEPLQGFSKLGTPAAARTSVASSRECMVCFESEVTAALVPCGHNLFCMECAVRICERTDPECPVCHAAATQAIRIFS is encoded by the exons ATGCCTAGCCTGGTagtcccagggataatggaaaggAACGGGGGTTTCGGCGATTTAGGCTGTTTCGGTGGGAGCGGCAAAGACAGAGCGCTGCTTGAGGATGACCGGGCGCTGCAGCTCGCCCTGgaccagctctgcctgctggggctAGGcgagccttcctcctcctcctcctcctcggccgTGGTGCTGGTGGAggacagcaacaacaacaacaataacccgccgccgccgccgccgcagcagcccccgccgccgccgccgccgccgcagcagccgccgccgccgccgccgccgccgcccccggcggcCCCGAAGGGCTCGGCGGCGCCCAGCGCCGGGGCGGCGGAGCCCAAGTTGTGCGCGCTCTACAAGGAGGCCGAGCTGCGGCTCAAGAGCAGCTCCAACACCACCGAGTGCGTCCCGGTGCCCAGCTCCGAGCACGTGGCCGAGATCGTGGGACGGCAAG GCTGCAAGATCAAAGCCCTGCGGGCAAAGACCAACACCTACATCAAGACCCCGGTGCGGGGGGAGGAGCCGGTCTTCATGGTGACGGGGCGGCGGGAGGACGTGGCCATGGCCCGGCGGGAGATCATCTCGGCGGCCGAGCACTTCTCCATGATCAGGGCCTCCCGCAACAAGGCGGGCACCACCTTCGGCAGCGCGCCCACCCTGCCGGGGCAGGTCACCATCCGGGTGCGCGTGCCCTACCGCGTGGTGGGGCTGGTGGTGGGCCCCAAGGGAGCCACCATCAAGCGGATCCAGCAGCAGACCAACACCTACATCATCACGCCCAGCCGAGACCGGGACCCCGTCTTCGAGATCACCGGCGCGCCGGGCAACGTGGAGCGCGCCCGGGAGGAGATCGAGACTCACATCGCCGTGAGGACGGGCAAGATTCTGGAGTACAACAACGAGAACGACTTCCTCTCCAGCAGCCCTGACTCCGGCATGGAGAACCGCTACTCAGAGGCTTGGCGGGTCCACACGCCAGCGCCGGGCTGCAAGCCCCTCTCCACCTTCCGCCAGAACAGCCTGGGCTGCATCGGCGACTGCTCTGTTGACCCCGTCTACGAGACCCCCCGGCTGAACGACCAAAACGACTTCAATTACGGTTACCTCTTCCCCAACTACGGCGTGAACAAGCAGGATTTGTACTACGGCGTGCCGGAGTCAGGGGCCCCGATGTGGGCCGGGCAGGAGAACACCAACCCCGTCTCGGTGCTCTTCTCGAAGCAGCAGCGCTCCAGCAGCACCGGCGCCATCCACCCCAACTCGCACCGCTCGCCGTCCTCCTCCATCCCGGAGCCCGGCCtctcggggctgccgcggcgGTCGCAGGGGGAGCCGCTGCAGGGCTTTTCCAAGCTGGGCACGCCCGCCGCTGCCCGGACGTCGGTGGCCAGCAGCCGCGAGTGCATGGTGTGCTTCGAGAGCGAGGTCACGGCCGCGCTGGTGCCCTGCGGCCACAACCTCTTCTGCATGGAGTGTGCCGTGAGGATCTGCGAGAGGACTGATCCCGAGTGCCCCGTCTGCCACGCCGCAGCCACTCAGGCCATTAGAATATTTTCCTAA